A part of Verrucomicrobiota bacterium genomic DNA contains:
- the rpoB gene encoding DNA-directed RNA polymerase subunit beta produces the protein MSERINFGKLYEAIQPPNLIELQIKSYEEFFQTGVEPSKRKNVGLQAVFREFFPIYGFEEKSSLDFVSYHMDEPKIGPFECQIEGETYSAPLYVTFRYKDEKSTKEEKVYMGEIPLMTKSGTFMVNGAERVVVSQLHRSPGICFESDIHLNGKLLFGFRIIPDRGSWTEVQFDTNDLLYVYLDRRKRRRKFLATTFLRALGFPTDEEIAALFYKIESLKLSDKLDEEEIGTKVLLADVREGDAIIARAYEPLTPAVIRDLIRAGHNSVKVIDTKDDDTIVKSLKRDPAHSEEEALKDIYRKLRPGDPPTVQNARGMLKRLFFDSKRYDLGRVGRHKIQQKLGLDPKIDDRVLRKEDIVESMRYLLKLRKGDGMLDDIDHLGSRRVRTVGELLANQCRVGLSRTERLVRERMALYDPSVDHITPQKLINPKSLSAVVRDFFGRSQLSQFMDQTNPLSELTHKRRLSALGPGGLSRERAGFEVRDVHPSHYGRICPIETPEGPNIGLISSLSTYARVNDFGFIETPYRKIINGKVTDEIEYLTGDRDENFYIAQANSPLDSKGKFLGETVSSRYRGDFVEIEPEKIQYMDVSPKQLVSVAAGLIPFLEHDDANRALMGSNMQRQGVPLLISDAPIIGTGMEGRVARDSRAVIVSESNGKIASVDALRIIVTKDGELPEGKKKIKDDPENGVHVYDLRKFMRSNSSTCINQKPIVKKGQVIKKGDVLADGPNTENGELALGRNVLVAFMPWNGYNFEDAIMISERVVKEDVYTSIHIDEFEIGARDTKLGPEEITRDIPNVSEEALLNLGPDGVIRIGAEVKPGDILVGKITPKSETELAPEERLLRAIFGEKAADVKDTSLTVPSGTYGIVMDVRVSSKEKAAKIKMTPSESKRQQKMIQDDNKKRKEELFEQLTEGLANVLLGEKIPLDVVNGESGEIIIPANRKITKMLLRKLAGVYNVVEIDPSPIRNKIREIIGQFEHRFADLDNEKEENLGRVESGDDVDPGIIKQVKVFIASKRKLSVGDKMAGRHGNKGVVAKIVPEEDMPFLSDGTPVDIVLNPLGVPSRMNVGQVLETHLGVAAKALGFKVATPVFDGIPESRIREYLKEAGQKEGFSWIQENGKSQLFDGRTGEAFDQEVVVGIIYMLKLGHLVADKIHARAVGPYSLVTQQPLGGKAQYGGQRFGEMEVWALEAYGAAYTLQELLTVKSDDVQGRTRIYESIVKGDNSLEAGIPESFNVLIKEMQGLGLDVRVGKKDEARSFIDTAA, from the coding sequence ATGTCTGAAAGAATCAACTTCGGAAAACTCTACGAGGCCATCCAACCGCCCAACCTCATCGAACTGCAGATCAAGTCCTACGAGGAGTTTTTCCAGACAGGCGTCGAGCCCTCCAAGCGAAAGAACGTAGGCCTTCAGGCCGTCTTCCGTGAATTCTTCCCGATCTATGGCTTCGAGGAGAAATCCTCGCTTGATTTTGTGAGCTATCACATGGACGAGCCGAAGATCGGCCCTTTTGAATGCCAGATCGAGGGAGAGACCTACAGCGCTCCCCTTTACGTCACCTTCCGGTACAAGGACGAAAAGTCCACTAAGGAAGAAAAGGTTTACATGGGTGAGATCCCTCTCATGACCAAGTCCGGAACCTTCATGGTCAATGGTGCCGAGCGCGTCGTGGTCAGCCAGCTTCACCGTTCTCCAGGCATCTGCTTTGAGTCCGATATTCACCTCAACGGAAAACTGCTCTTTGGTTTCCGGATCATTCCCGACCGGGGTTCTTGGACCGAGGTGCAGTTCGACACGAATGACCTTCTTTATGTCTATCTTGACCGCCGCAAGCGCCGTCGCAAGTTCCTTGCGACCACCTTCCTGCGCGCACTTGGATTCCCTACGGACGAGGAGATTGCAGCTCTCTTCTACAAGATCGAAAGCCTCAAGCTCTCGGACAAACTCGACGAAGAGGAAATCGGCACCAAGGTCCTGCTCGCTGATGTCCGCGAGGGCGACGCGATTATTGCCCGTGCCTACGAGCCCCTGACTCCCGCCGTCATTCGCGATCTGATCCGTGCCGGACACAACTCAGTCAAGGTCATCGACACGAAGGATGACGATACGATCGTCAAGTCCCTTAAGCGCGATCCCGCCCACAGCGAGGAAGAGGCACTCAAGGACATCTACCGCAAGCTCCGTCCCGGCGATCCTCCGACAGTGCAGAATGCCCGAGGCATGCTCAAGCGCCTCTTCTTTGACTCCAAGCGCTACGACCTCGGTCGCGTTGGCCGTCACAAGATCCAGCAGAAGCTTGGTCTTGATCCTAAGATCGATGACCGTGTCCTTCGCAAGGAAGATATCGTTGAGTCGATGCGTTATCTTCTCAAGCTTCGCAAAGGTGACGGGATGCTCGATGATATCGATCACCTCGGCAGCCGCCGTGTCCGTACGGTCGGAGAACTGCTTGCCAACCAGTGCCGCGTGGGACTCTCCCGCACGGAGCGTCTCGTCCGCGAGCGCATGGCCCTCTACGATCCTTCCGTCGATCACATCACGCCTCAGAAGCTGATCAATCCGAAGTCCCTGAGCGCCGTCGTGCGTGATTTCTTCGGCCGTTCCCAGCTGAGCCAGTTCATGGATCAGACGAACCCGCTCTCCGAGCTCACCCACAAGCGCCGTCTCTCGGCTCTTGGGCCTGGAGGTCTCTCCCGTGAGCGCGCTGGATTCGAGGTTCGCGACGTCCATCCATCCCACTACGGCCGCATCTGCCCGATCGAGACCCCTGAAGGTCCGAACATTGGTCTGATCAGCTCCTTGAGCACGTACGCCCGTGTGAACGACTTCGGATTCATCGAGACCCCGTACCGCAAGATCATCAATGGCAAGGTAACCGACGAGATCGAGTACCTCACCGGTGACCGTGACGAGAACTTCTACATTGCTCAGGCGAATTCACCCCTCGACAGTAAGGGGAAATTCCTTGGCGAGACGGTTTCCTCGCGTTACCGCGGAGACTTCGTCGAGATTGAGCCCGAGAAGATCCAGTATATGGATGTCTCTCCGAAGCAGCTCGTTTCAGTAGCCGCGGGTCTTATCCCCTTCCTCGAGCACGATGACGCCAACCGTGCGCTCATGGGCTCAAACATGCAGCGCCAGGGTGTGCCGCTCCTCATCTCCGATGCCCCGATTATCGGGACCGGAATGGAGGGACGCGTCGCCCGTGATTCGCGTGCGGTGATTGTTTCCGAGTCGAACGGCAAGATCGCTTCCGTGGACGCACTGCGCATTATTGTTACCAAGGATGGCGAGCTTCCCGAGGGGAAGAAGAAGATCAAGGATGATCCCGAGAACGGCGTGCACGTCTATGACCTGCGCAAGTTCATGCGCTCCAACAGCAGCACCTGCATCAACCAGAAGCCCATCGTCAAGAAGGGCCAGGTGATCAAGAAGGGTGACGTGCTTGCAGACGGTCCGAACACGGAGAACGGAGAGCTCGCGCTCGGCCGCAACGTGCTCGTCGCCTTCATGCCCTGGAACGGTTACAACTTCGAGGACGCCATCATGATTTCCGAGCGAGTGGTCAAGGAGGATGTCTACACCTCCATCCACATCGACGAGTTCGAGATTGGGGCCCGTGATACAAAGCTTGGGCCTGAGGAAATCACTCGTGACATCCCGAATGTTAGCGAGGAAGCTCTTCTGAACCTTGGACCCGACGGAGTCATCCGCATCGGCGCCGAGGTGAAGCCGGGCGATATCCTTGTTGGAAAGATCACTCCGAAAAGTGAGACCGAGCTGGCTCCTGAGGAGCGCCTCCTGCGCGCCATCTTCGGCGAGAAGGCAGCCGATGTGAAGGACACCTCCCTCACCGTTCCGTCCGGAACCTACGGCATTGTCATGGACGTACGCGTCTCCTCCAAGGAGAAGGCCGCTAAGATCAAGATGACCCCATCCGAGTCGAAGCGTCAGCAAAAGATGATCCAGGACGACAACAAGAAGCGTAAGGAAGAACTCTTCGAGCAGCTCACGGAAGGCCTGGCCAACGTGCTCCTCGGCGAGAAGATCCCGCTCGACGTCGTCAACGGCGAGTCAGGAGAGATCATCATCCCAGCCAACCGCAAGATCACCAAGATGCTCCTGCGCAAGCTGGCCGGCGTCTACAATGTGGTCGAGATCGATCCGAGCCCGATCCGCAACAAGATCCGCGAGATCATCGGACAGTTCGAGCACCGCTTCGCCGACCTCGATAACGAGAAGGAAGAGAATCTCGGCCGCGTCGAGAGTGGTGATGATGTCGATCCCGGTATCATCAAGCAGGTCAAGGTCTTCATTGCCAGCAAGCGCAAGCTCTCTGTCGGTGACAAGATGGCAGGCCGCCACGGTAACAAGGGCGTTGTCGCCAAGATTGTTCCCGAGGAGGACATGCCCTTCCTTTCCGACGGTACCCCCGTCGATATCGTGCTCAACCCGCTCGGTGTGCCTAGCCGTATGAACGTTGGTCAGGTTCTCGAAACCCATCTGGGTGTCGCGGCCAAGGCCCTCGGTTTCAAGGTTGCCACCCCCGTCTTCGACGGAATTCCCGAGAGCCGCATCCGCGAGTACCTCAAGGAAGCCGGTCAGAAAGAGGGATTCTCCTGGATTCAGGAGAACGGCAAGTCGCAGCTCTTTGACGGTCGTACCGGCGAGGCGTTCGATCAGGAGGTCGTTGTCGGCATCATCTACATGCTCAAGCTCGGTCACCTCGTGGCCGACAAGATCCACGCCCGTGCCGTCGGTCCCTACTCCCTCGTCACCCAGCAGCCGCTCGGTGGTAAGGCTCAGTACGGAGGCCAGCGTTTCGGAGAGATGGAAGTCTGGGCACTCGAGGCCTATGGCGCCGCTTACACGCTGCAGGAATTGCTCACCGTCAAGTCCGACGATGTGCAGGGCCGTACGCGTATCTACGAGAGTATCGTCAAGGGTGACAACTCCCTGGAGGCCGGTATCCCCGAGTCCTTCAACGTGCTCATCAAGGAAATGCAGGGACTCGGACTCGATGTCCGCGTCGGCAAAAAGGACGAAGCCCGTTCCTTCATCGATACCGCCGCTTAA
- the rpoC gene encoding DNA-directed RNA polymerase subunit beta', translating to MSDTALAVAPDLLADPIKASFDEVGITVANPETIRGWSKGEVKNPETINYRTFKPEKGGLFCERIFGPTRDWECSCGKYKRVKHKNVVCDRCGVEVCLSRVRRERMGHVDLAVPVSHIWFYKCMPSRIGLMLDLTGRQLERVIYYEDYIVIDPGKTPFEKGQLLTETEYCEAEDQYGEDFTAGMGAEAIRKLLENLDLLEEQQVIEKQMTQTKSKQIRKKLAKRLKLVQGFMESKTRPEWMILSVLPVIPPDLRPLVPLEGGRFATSDLNDLYRRVINRNNRLRTLLQLKTPEVIIRNEKRMLQEACDALYDNGRHGRAVTGAANRPLKSLSDMLKGKGGRFRQNLLGKRVDYSGRSVIVIGPELKLNQCGLPKKMALVLFEPFIIRRLKELGYVHTVRSAKKLIERQTPEVWDILEEVTKGHAVLLNRAPTLHRLSIQAFEPILIEGEAIRVHPLVCTAYNADFDGDQMAVHVPLSIEAQLEARTLMLAPNNIFSPSSGKPITNPSQDIPLGCYYLTQNPRNVGTKDAKSSEARLPLFAESSEVELALSEKSVKIHTRIRFQNPDRGLKTVYGNEELAVIETTVGRVLFNQIWPSELGFYNKVAGKKQLSDIIWRCYKAVGQARTVETLDKLKELGFREATRAGASIGINDMIIPKEKAVLIESAQKQIAEVQKQYRRGIITDGERKNKVQDIWTHTGEEIANALFRTLEHNDGRPEANPVFMMVDSGARGNRTQVKQLAGMRGLMAKPSGEIIERPILSNFREGLSVLEYFISTHGARKGLADTALKTADSGYLTRKLVDAAQDVIITTEDCGTVNGIVVRPIYEGDEEVVSLATRIIGRVSCETVKDSINNSAIIKANQLIDEEIAAALDKVGHEQLKIRSVLTCENKRGVCAKCYGRNLANGLMIGLGEAVGIIAAQSIGEPGTQLTMRTFHVGGTASQTFKQPIIKAKNDGVLRYSDLRAVKALDGTFIVLSKNGTVGVHGKDGRELESYPVVLGSVFSIADGGTVKKGETFVQWDPYNVPVITEKSGKIEFRDMIAGVTIRKEVDDETGVMGTVLIEHKDDLHPQIVIVDDKKEVVASYSIPAGAHLECKEGEKVQAGQRLAKTPRKIAKTKDITGGLPRVAELFEARRPKDACEIARIDGVVDIGGTVRGKRKLIVRDPQTGSEEEHLIPLSKHIIAFKGDFVKKGQQLTEGPVVPHEILDVCGPQELQEHLLNEVQEVYRLQGVEINDKHIEIIVRQMLRKVKITDQGDTTLLWGDQIDRLEFEGENERVSSKGGKPAEAAPVLLGITKASLETDSFISAASFQDTTRVLTEAATLGKSDRLRGFKENVIMGHLIPAGTGFKSNRNFDLVHLGEPSLFEGDEEAEEASL from the coding sequence ATGAGCGACACAGCACTTGCAGTAGCACCCGACCTTCTGGCGGATCCCATCAAGGCCTCTTTCGACGAGGTCGGGATCACCGTCGCCAATCCGGAGACCATCCGCGGTTGGAGCAAAGGCGAAGTCAAGAATCCGGAGACCATCAATTACCGGACCTTCAAGCCCGAGAAGGGTGGTCTCTTCTGCGAGCGCATCTTCGGTCCCACCCGGGACTGGGAGTGCTCCTGCGGCAAGTACAAGCGCGTCAAGCACAAGAACGTCGTGTGCGACCGTTGTGGTGTTGAGGTCTGCCTGAGCCGTGTCCGTCGCGAGCGCATGGGCCATGTCGATCTGGCCGTGCCTGTCTCCCATATTTGGTTCTACAAATGCATGCCTTCACGCATCGGTCTCATGCTCGACCTGACAGGTCGTCAGCTTGAGCGCGTCATCTATTACGAGGATTACATCGTGATCGATCCGGGCAAGACTCCCTTCGAGAAAGGCCAGCTCCTGACCGAGACCGAGTACTGTGAGGCCGAGGACCAGTATGGCGAAGACTTCACCGCTGGCATGGGCGCCGAGGCTATCCGCAAGCTGCTTGAGAACCTGGACCTGCTCGAGGAGCAGCAGGTGATCGAAAAGCAGATGACCCAGACCAAGAGCAAGCAGATCCGCAAGAAGCTTGCGAAGCGTCTCAAGCTTGTTCAGGGATTCATGGAATCCAAGACCCGTCCCGAGTGGATGATCCTGAGCGTTCTGCCCGTCATCCCTCCCGATCTGCGTCCCCTCGTTCCTCTCGAGGGTGGCCGTTTCGCGACATCGGATCTCAATGATCTCTACCGCCGCGTCATCAACCGCAACAACCGTCTTCGCACCCTTCTCCAGCTGAAGACCCCCGAGGTCATCATCCGCAACGAGAAGCGCATGCTCCAGGAAGCCTGCGACGCCCTCTATGATAACGGTCGCCACGGCCGTGCCGTCACCGGCGCCGCTAATCGCCCCCTCAAGTCCCTCAGCGACATGCTCAAGGGCAAGGGAGGCCGCTTCCGTCAGAACCTGCTCGGTAAGCGCGTCGATTATTCCGGTCGTTCGGTCATCGTCATCGGACCCGAGCTCAAGCTCAATCAGTGCGGACTTCCCAAGAAGATGGCGCTTGTTCTCTTCGAGCCCTTCATCATCCGCCGATTGAAGGAACTCGGCTACGTGCACACCGTACGCAGTGCCAAGAAGCTCATTGAGCGCCAGACCCCCGAGGTTTGGGACATCCTGGAAGAGGTCACCAAGGGACACGCTGTTCTCCTGAACCGTGCACCTACCCTCCACCGTCTCTCAATCCAAGCCTTCGAGCCGATTCTGATCGAAGGAGAGGCAATCCGTGTTCACCCGCTCGTTTGCACGGCTTACAACGCCGACTTCGATGGTGACCAGATGGCCGTTCACGTCCCGCTTTCCATCGAGGCTCAGCTTGAGGCTCGAACCCTGATGCTGGCGCCGAACAACATCTTCTCGCCTTCCAGCGGCAAGCCGATCACCAATCCATCGCAGGACATCCCGCTCGGCTGCTATTACCTCACGCAGAATCCGCGCAATGTCGGCACCAAGGATGCAAAATCATCCGAGGCTCGCCTTCCCCTTTTCGCTGAATCCAGCGAGGTTGAGCTAGCCCTCTCGGAAAAGAGCGTCAAGATCCACACCCGCATCCGCTTTCAGAATCCCGATCGTGGATTGAAGACGGTCTATGGTAACGAGGAGCTTGCTGTTATCGAGACCACAGTCGGCCGTGTTCTCTTCAACCAGATCTGGCCCAGTGAGCTTGGTTTCTACAACAAGGTTGCAGGCAAGAAGCAGCTCTCCGACATCATCTGGCGCTGCTACAAGGCCGTTGGTCAGGCCCGTACCGTTGAGACTCTGGACAAGCTCAAGGAGCTCGGTTTCCGTGAGGCGACCCGCGCCGGAGCCTCCATCGGTATCAACGACATGATCATTCCGAAGGAGAAGGCTGTTCTCATCGAGAGTGCTCAGAAGCAGATTGCCGAAGTTCAGAAACAGTACCGCCGCGGAATCATCACCGACGGTGAGCGCAAAAACAAGGTGCAGGACATCTGGACCCACACCGGTGAAGAAATCGCCAACGCCCTTTTCCGCACGCTCGAGCATAATGACGGACGCCCAGAGGCCAATCCTGTCTTCATGATGGTCGACTCCGGTGCCCGAGGCAACCGCACGCAGGTCAAGCAGTTGGCCGGTATGCGCGGACTCATGGCCAAGCCATCCGGCGAGATCATTGAGCGCCCGATTCTTTCGAACTTCCGCGAGGGTCTCTCCGTGCTCGAATACTTCATCTCGACCCACGGCGCCCGTAAGGGACTCGCCGATACGGCGCTCAAGACCGCCGATTCCGGATATCTCACCCGCAAACTGGTCGATGCAGCCCAGGACGTCATCATCACCACCGAGGATTGCGGTACCGTCAACGGCATCGTTGTCCGCCCGATCTACGAGGGTGACGAGGAAGTCGTCTCCTTGGCCACACGCATCATCGGCCGCGTCAGTTGCGAGACCGTCAAGGATTCCATTAACAATTCCGCGATCATCAAGGCCAACCAGCTTATCGATGAAGAGATCGCTGCCGCACTCGACAAGGTCGGCCACGAACAACTCAAGATCCGCTCCGTTCTCACCTGTGAGAACAAACGCGGCGTCTGCGCTAAGTGCTACGGCAGGAACCTCGCCAACGGTCTTATGATCGGTCTCGGTGAAGCTGTTGGCATCATCGCCGCCCAGTCGATCGGTGAGCCGGGAACCCAGCTCACGATGCGTACCTTCCACGTCGGTGGAACGGCCAGCCAGACCTTCAAGCAGCCGATCATCAAGGCAAAGAACGACGGTGTTCTCCGCTACAGTGACCTTCGTGCAGTCAAGGCTCTGGACGGCACCTTCATTGTGCTCTCCAAGAACGGCACCGTGGGTGTCCACGGCAAGGATGGCCGCGAGCTTGAGAGTTACCCCGTGGTACTCGGCTCCGTGTTCTCGATCGCCGACGGTGGAACCGTCAAGAAGGGGGAAACCTTTGTCCAATGGGATCCGTATAACGTTCCTGTCATTACAGAGAAGTCAGGTAAGATCGAATTCCGCGACATGATTGCCGGCGTCACCATCCGCAAGGAAGTTGACGACGAGACTGGCGTCATGGGCACAGTGCTTATCGAGCACAAGGACGATCTCCATCCGCAGATTGTCATCGTCGATGACAAGAAGGAGGTCGTGGCCAGCTACTCCATTCCCGCTGGAGCTCACCTTGAGTGCAAGGAAGGCGAAAAAGTCCAGGCTGGTCAGCGTCTGGCCAAGACTCCGCGTAAGATCGCCAAGACCAAGGACATTACCGGCGGTCTGCCGCGTGTCGCCGAGCTCTTCGAAGCTCGCCGTCCAAAGGATGCCTGCGAGATCGCCCGCATCGACGGCGTCGTCGACATTGGTGGAACGGTCCGTGGCAAGCGCAAGCTCATCGTCCGTGATCCGCAGACCGGATCCGAAGAAGAGCACCTCATTCCTCTCTCCAAGCATATCATCGCCTTCAAGGGTGACTTCGTGAAGAAGGGCCAGCAACTCACCGAAGGTCCCGTCGTCCCGCATGAGATCCTCGATGTCTGCGGACCCCAGGAGCTTCAGGAGCACCTGCTCAACGAAGTCCAGGAGGTCTATCGTCTTCAGGGCGTCGAGATCAACGACAAGCACATCGAGATCATTGTCCGCCAGATGCTCCGCAAGGTGAAGATTACCGATCAGGGCGACACCACCTTACTCTGGGGCGATCAGATCGACCGCCTCGAGTTCGAGGGTGAGAACGAGCGCGTCAGCTCCAAGGGTGGAAAGCCCGCGGAAGCGGCCCCAGTTCTGCTGGGTATCACCAAGGCCTCACTCGAGACCGACAGCTTCATCTCTGCCGCATCCTTCCAGGACACAACGCGTGTTCTCACCGAAGCAGCCACCCTCGGCAAGTCTGACAGACTCCGCGGATTCAAGGAGAACGTCATCATGGGTCACCTCATCCCTGCGGGAACCGGCTTCAAGTCGAATCGCAACTTTGATCTGGTCCACCTCGGAGAACCCTCACTGTTTGAGGGTGATGAGGAAGCCGAAGAAGCCTCCCTGTAA
- the rpsB gene encoding 30S ribosomal protein S2 produces MSVEAMTELLEAGVHYGHQTKRWNPRMRDFILEEKNSIHIIDLSKTVEQLAKAGEFLADISGRGGKILFVGCKKQAQEAVKEAAQACGQYYVNQRWLGGTLTNLVTIRKSVSKLRDFEALEKSAGFNKINKAEASALRREATRIRHNLEGVLDMDKQPDVIVIIDTVKETIAVAEARRLGIPIVAIVDSNSNPEEINYPIAGNDDAIRAIRIILQKLVDVIAKSRVGARAPIAAPTETEELAAVAE; encoded by the coding sequence ATGTCCGTAGAAGCAATGACCGAACTCCTCGAAGCCGGTGTCCATTATGGTCACCAGACCAAGCGCTGGAATCCCCGTATGCGGGATTTCATCCTTGAGGAGAAAAACTCCATCCACATCATCGACCTTTCCAAGACGGTCGAGCAGCTCGCCAAGGCAGGAGAGTTCCTCGCAGACATCTCGGGCCGTGGCGGCAAGATCCTCTTTGTGGGCTGCAAAAAGCAGGCCCAGGAGGCTGTGAAAGAGGCTGCGCAGGCCTGTGGACAGTACTATGTCAACCAGCGTTGGCTCGGTGGCACCCTCACCAACCTCGTCACCATCCGCAAGAGCGTTTCCAAGCTCCGTGACTTTGAGGCCCTCGAAAAGAGCGCTGGATTCAACAAGATCAACAAGGCCGAGGCTTCCGCCCTGCGTCGCGAAGCCACCCGCATCCGCCACAATCTCGAGGGAGTCCTCGACATGGACAAGCAGCCGGATGTCATCGTCATTATCGACACCGTCAAGGAGACGATTGCGGTCGCAGAGGCCCGCCGCCTTGGTATCCCCATCGTTGCCATTGTCGACTCCAACAGCAACCCCGAGGAGATAAACTATCCCATCGCGGGTAACGACGACGCGATCCGCGCGATCCGCATCATTCTTCAGAAGCTGGTCGATGTGATCGCCAAGTCCCGTGTTGGTGCGCGAGCCCCTATCGCCGCCCCTACCGAGACCGAAGAGCTTGCTGCCGTGGCTGAATAA
- the tsf gene encoding translation elongation factor Ts — protein MADITPAIVKALREKTNAGMMDCKRALTEAGGDIEKAESLLRQKGIASAGKKASRHAKEGAVVAFIQPTGKVGVLVEINCETDFVAKNEIFTSFTKEISEEIAAAKAESVESLLEVPTSSGVLFKDAIASKIAALGENMVIRRFARFQIGQGNGGLVASYIHLQGKVGVLVEISCGLEATAQHEGFRDFVKDITLQIAAAHPTCVSRDEVDASLVASEREIYKAQVAGKPENIVEKIVDGKMDKFYSTTCLLEQACIKNPDISVKDLVATKEKELSDKIVISRFVRYGLGEESGEAPLEEQA, from the coding sequence ATGGCTGATATCACACCAGCAATCGTCAAGGCTCTCCGCGAGAAGACCAACGCCGGCATGATGGACTGCAAGCGCGCTCTCACCGAGGCGGGCGGCGACATCGAGAAGGCCGAGTCTCTCCTGCGCCAGAAGGGCATCGCCAGCGCCGGCAAGAAGGCCTCTCGCCATGCCAAGGAGGGAGCGGTCGTCGCTTTCATCCAGCCAACTGGCAAGGTGGGCGTGCTTGTTGAGATCAACTGCGAGACCGACTTTGTTGCCAAGAACGAGATTTTCACAAGTTTCACCAAGGAAATCAGCGAGGAGATCGCCGCCGCCAAGGCTGAGAGCGTCGAGAGCCTACTGGAGGTGCCTACATCATCCGGCGTACTTTTCAAGGACGCGATTGCTTCCAAGATTGCTGCTCTCGGCGAGAATATGGTCATCCGCCGTTTTGCCCGCTTTCAGATCGGACAGGGCAATGGGGGCCTTGTGGCTTCCTACATCCATCTTCAGGGCAAGGTGGGCGTGCTCGTGGAGATCAGCTGCGGCTTGGAAGCCACGGCTCAGCACGAGGGATTCCGCGATTTCGTGAAGGACATCACACTCCAGATCGCCGCCGCGCATCCTACCTGCGTCTCCCGCGATGAGGTGGATGCATCTCTTGTGGCTTCAGAGCGTGAGATCTACAAAGCACAGGTCGCCGGCAAGCCCGAGAATATCGTTGAGAAGATCGTCGATGGGAAGATGGACAAGTTCTACAGCACGACGTGTCTCCTCGAGCAGGCTTGCATCAAGAACCCTGACATCAGCGTCAAGGATCTCGTAGCTACCAAGGAGAAGGAACTGAGCGACAAGATCGTGATCAGTCGCTTTGTCCGCTACGGTTTGGGCGAAGAGTCGGGCGAGGCCCCTCTCGAAGAACAGGCATAA
- a CDS encoding PTS sugar transporter subunit IIA, translating to MTLASLLSEELIIPEMVATDRWQAIEEIVNRLVEEGQLDVAHRDEAIVSLRHREETMSTGIGFGIAIPHASCDAVPEVTACFGRSKTGIDFESLDNKPVHFIVLFLVPKDQFQTHLRTLAAIAKFLNDPAVRSDLAEASDAKAILSVFDRKTQ from the coding sequence ATGACACTCGCAAGCCTCCTCTCCGAGGAACTGATCATACCCGAGATGGTTGCCACTGATCGGTGGCAGGCCATCGAGGAGATCGTGAACCGGCTTGTTGAGGAGGGACAATTGGACGTTGCTCACAGGGATGAGGCGATCGTCTCACTGCGTCACCGCGAGGAGACGATGAGCACCGGGATCGGTTTCGGGATCGCGATCCCCCATGCCAGTTGCGACGCTGTCCCCGAGGTGACCGCCTGTTTCGGTCGCTCCAAGACCGGGATCGATTTTGAGTCCCTGGACAACAAGCCCGTACACTTCATTGTTCTTTTCCTGGTGCCGAAAGATCAATTTCAGACACATCTCAGGACCTTGGCCGCTATAGCCAAGTTCTTGAACGATCCCGCCGTTCGCTCGGACCTTGCGGAAGCGAGCGACGCCAAGGCCATCCTTTCAGTCTTCGACCGAAAGACGCAGTAG